Proteins encoded within one genomic window of Platichthys flesus chromosome 13, fPlaFle2.1, whole genome shotgun sequence:
- the dnajc3a gene encoding dnaJ homolog subfamily C member 3a, whose amino-acid sequence MVSIEHVAHKILTYIPYVLVLVDMRYEGVTCGRDGSVDNHMEMGKKLLAAGQLADALSHFHAAVDGDPKNYMAFYRRATVFLAMGKSKSALPDLSRVIELKPDFTSARLQRGNLLLKQGRLDEAESDFKKVLKSHPNDKDEREAQSQLTKSDEIQRLVAQAHSSYSSQDYMTASVQLDAIIETCVWDVTSREMRAECFIHMGEMGKAVSDLKAASKLKNDNTQAFYKLSTIYYNLGDHEMSLNEVRECLKLDPDHKQCYSHYKQVKKLNKQIRSAEELIQEQRYDDAVSKYETVMKTEPEVPQFSLLAKGRICHALAQGQHGSKAISVCSEVLESDPENVNVLKDRAEAFIQDEQYEEAIRDYETAAKHSENDRQIKEGLDKAQRLLKQSQRRDYYKILGVKRNAQKKEIIKAYRKMAQQWHPDNFQNPEEKKKAEKKFIDIAQAKEVLTDPEMRTKFDHGEDPMDPESQQSHHQNFHGGHSGFNPFGSGPFNFKFNFN is encoded by the exons ATGGTGTCCATTGAGCATGTAGCTCACAAAATACTGACTTACATCCCATATGTTCTTGTCCTGGTTGACATGAGATACGAAG gggtGACCTGTGGTCGGGATGGGAGTGTGGACAATCACATGGAGATGGGGAAGAAGCTGCTGGCTGCTGGACAGTTAGCTGATGCCCTCTCTCATTTCCACGCTGCTGTGG ACGGAGATCCCAAGAACTACATGGCCTTCTACAGGAGAGCGACAGTGTTTCTTGCCATGGGGAAGTCCAAGTCTGCGCTGCCAGATTTGAGCAGAGTCATAGAGCTCAAACCGGACTTCACATCG GCACGACTACAGAGAGGAAATCTCCTTCTGAAGCAGGGGAGACTCGACGAAGCAGAGAGTGACTTCAAGAAAGTG CTGAAGTCCCACCCCAACGACAAAGACGAGAGAGAAGCCCAGAGTCAGCTGACAAAGTCGGATGAAATTCAGCGGCTGGTGGCTCAGGCAcacagcagctacagcagcCAGGATTACATGACAGCCTCTGTCCAGCTCGACGCAATCATCGAG ACTTGCGTTTGGGATGTGACTTCTCGGGAGATGCGAGCCGAGTGCTTTATCCACATGGGAGAGATGGGGAAGGCCGTCAGCGACCTCAAAGCTGCGTCGAAGTTAAAGAATGACAACACCCAGGCCTTCTACAAACTAAGCACCATCTACTATAACCTGGGAGACCATGAGATGTCCCTCAA TGAAGTGCGCGAGTGCCTGAAGCTGGATCCTGATCACAAGCAGTGCTACAGCCATTACAAGCAGGTCAAGAAGCTCAACAAACAGATCCGGTCTGCAGAGGAACTCATCCAagagcagag ATATGATGACGCTGTGAGTAAATATGAGACGGTGATGAAGACTGAGCCCGAAGTTCCCCAGTTCTCTCTCCTTGCCAAGGGGCGTATCTGCCATGCACTGGCTCAG GGCCAGCATGGTAGCAAGGCTATCTCGGTGTGTAGTGAAGTCCTGGAGTCGGACCCAGAGAATGTAAACGTGCTGAAGGACAGAGCTGAGGCCTTTATCCAGGACGAGCAGTATGAGGAAG ctaTCCGTGACTACGAGACGGCGGCTAAACACAGTGAGAACGACCGTCAGATTAAAGAAGGCTTGGACAAAGCTCAGCGACTCCTCAAGCAGTCGCAGCGGAGGGATTATTATAAGATCCTGGGCGTGAAGAG AAATGCCCAGAAAAAGGAGATCATCAAAGCCTATAGGAAAATGGCACAACAGTGGCATCCGGACAACTTCCAAAAtccagaggaaaagaagaaggcGGAGAAGAAGTTCATAGACATCGCTCAGGCCAAAGAGGTTCTCACTGACCCAG agATGAGAACCAAGTTCGACCACGGAGAGGACCCCATGGATCCAGAGAGCCAGCAGAGTCACCATCAGAACTTCCATGGAGGTCACTCCGGTTTCAATCCCTTCGGTTCTGGACCCTTTAACTTTAAATTCAACTTCAACTGA